The Paramicrobacterium fandaimingii DNA segment TCGACGGTGTTCAGAAGACCGCCGGTGGAACCGCCCAGTTCGTCGACACGCCGGCCAAGGATCTGCAGACCTCCCTCGACGAGGTCGTTGCCGACATCAAGGCCCAGGGCTGAGCCCCACCCCCAGCAGCAGAGCGATCCGGCGGGCGCCAGCGGCTCCCGCCGGATCGCTGTGAAATCGTAAGGACGCCATCGTGCCGATCGTCAGCCTCAGAGATGTGACGAAATCGTACCCCTCACCCACAACGAAGGGTGAGTTCGTCAACGCCATCGACAACGTCAGTCTCGATATCGAGCGGGGCGAGGTCTTCGGAATCATCGGCTACTCGGGTGCAGGCAAGTCGACGCTCGTGCGCCTGATCAATGCGCTCGAGCCGGTGACGAGCGGCACCGTTGAGGTGGACGGCACCGACATCACCGGGCTCGGGGAACGCGATCTGCGCACCATGCGGCTCGAGATCGGCATGATCTTTCAGCAGTTCAATCTGTTCACCTCCAAGACCGTTGCGAAGAACATCGCGTATCCACTTGTGATCGCCGGGATGCCGCGCGCCGAGCGCCGACGTCGCGTCGCTGAGCTTCTCGACTTCGTCGGCCTCTCAGACAAAGGGCGCAGCTACCCTGATCAGCTCTCGGGGGGACAGAAGCAGCGCGTCGGCATCGCACGCGCGCTCGCAACGAACCCGCGCATTCTGCTCGCAGACGAGGCGACAAGCGCGCTCGACCCCGAGACGACGCACGAGGTGCTGGGACTTCTCGACCGCGTCAACCGCGAACTCGGCATCACAATTGTCGTCATCACCCACGAGATGGACGTCATCAGATCGATTGCGAGCCGCGTCGCCGTCATGGAGCAGGGACGCATCATCGAGAAGGGCGAGGTGTTCGATGTGTTCAGCAATCCACAGCATCCAGCCTCGCGCCGATTTGTCTCAACGGTGGTCAAGGGCATCCCCGAGCCGACCGAGGTGACGGCGCTTCGCTCACGCCACGGCGGCCGCATTGTGACGTTCTCTTTTCGCGATGGTGATCGTTCGCAGTCCGAGGTGTTCGTCGAGCTCTCCCGCTCGAATGTCGGATTCGAACTCGTGTATGGCGGAATCAACGACATTCGAGGGAGGGCATTCGGGCACCTCACTCTTGCGCTTCACGGCGACGATTCAGCTATCGACGGTGCCCTGCGCACCATCGGAGCGACGATCGACGTGGTGGAGGCCGCCTGATGGATCAGATCATCGACCTTCTGCCCACGCTTCTCGAGGCAACGGGAGAGACGCTCTACCTTGTCTCGATCAGCTTGATCTTCGGAGGCATTGGGGGACTGGTTCTCGGGCTCGCCCTCTATGTCACCCGGCGCGGCGGCATCTACGCGAATCGGGGCGTCTTCACTGTGCTGAACGTCATCGTGAACTTCTTCAGACCGATTCCGTTCATCATCTTCATTCCCGCGATGCAGCCACTGATTCGTCCAGTGATCGGAACCGGGATCGGCAACAATGCGATGATCATGGCGATCTCGCTCGCGGCGATCTTCGGCATCAGCCGCATTGTCGAGCAGAACCTCGTGACGGTGCCTCATGGCGTGCTCGAGGCATCCCGGGCATCGGGGGCGAGCCGCCTGCGCACCATCTGGTCTGTCGTGCTGCCCGAGGCGCTGGGTCCGCTGATTCTCGGGTACACATTCATCTTCGTCGCGATCGTCGAGATGTCGGCGCTCGCAGGCTACCTGGGCGGGGGAGGCCTGGGATCCTTCGCCATCCAATGGGGCTTCAGGCAGTTCGAACCCGTCGTGACGTGGTCGGCAGTGATTGTGATCGTGATTATCGTGCAGGTCGTTCAATACCTTGGCAACACGCTGGCGCGCAAAGTGCTGCGCCGCTGATCACACGTCGTCGAAGCCGAGCAGAAGCCTTCGAAGCAGCATCGCCAGGGTTTGCTGATCGTCGGCGTCGAGAGTGCTGAGAAGCTCAGATTCCGCATCGACGAGCCTCGTGATCGCGGCATCCACCTGAGCAAGCCCCGTCGGCGACATGACGACGAGAATTCCGCGCCCGTCGTTGGGGTCGGTTCTGCGTTCGACGAGGCCGCGGGTGACCAGACGGTCGATGCGGTTTGTCATTGTGCCGCTCGACACGAGCGTCTGCGTCAGAAGCTGCTTCGGACTCAGCGTGAAGGGATCGCCCGCGCGCCTCAATGCAGAAAGCACATCGAATTCCCAGGACTCCAGCTTCGATCGCGTGAACGCATCGCGACGCGCACGCTCGAGGTGGCGTGAGAGCCGCCCGACACGCGAGAGAACCTGCAGGGGCGAGAACGTGAGGTCGGGGCGCTCGCGTTCCCACGCCGTCACAATGCGGTCGACCTCGTCGTGTGAATCTGCCATTTTCCTATTATCCTGTGTGCCGCTCTGACACGACCACCCCGCGACATCTGGCAAACTGGAACCTGTGCACTTTCGGGTGCGCGGTCCGCCTTGGTGTAATGGCAGCACGACAGCCTTTGGAGCTGTGAAGTCTAGGTTCGAGTCCTGGAGGCGGAGCATGAGCGATAAAAAACTGGCCGTCGTCATTCTCGCCGCTGGTCAGGGGACGCGAATGAAATCGCGGTTGCCCAAGTTGCTGCACCCTCTCGCCGGAGCTCCGATGCTCAGCCACGTGCTTGCAACAGCGCGTGCGCTGGATGCCGAGCACATCGTCACTGTCGTGAGACACGAGCGCGATCGCGTCGCCGAGGTTGTGGTGAGCGAGTTGCCCACGAGTCTCGTCGTCGATCAAGACGAGACTCCGGGAACCGGTCGCGCCGTTGAGCAGGCGGTTGAGGCGCTTCCGAGTGACTTCGACGGTGATGTTCTCGTCATCAACGGCGACGTTCCGCTGCTGGATTCCACAACGCTGACGCAGCTGATCCAGAAGCATCGAACGGCCGTCGCCTCGGCGACTCTGCTCTCGGCTGTGCTCGAGGACGCCACAGGGTACGGGCGCATCATTCGCGAGAAGGACGGCTCTCTCGACCGCATCGTCGAGCAGAAGGATGCCTCTGCTGCAGAGCTTGCGGTCACCGAGATCAACGCGGGCGTCTACGTTTTCGCCGCGCCGGCGCTGCGTCGCGAGCTCATGAAGCTCACGACAGACAACGCGCAGGCAGAGAAGTACATCACCGATGTCGTCGAGCACCTGCGCGCGACCGGTGAAGCTGTTTCTGCAGTGCCTGTGTCGGAGCCGTGGGTGATCGAGGGTGTGAACGACCGCGTCCAACTGAGCGCCGCCGCCGCACGTCTGAACTCCTTGATCGTTCGCGGGTGGCAGCGCGAAGGCGTCACCGTGCACGATCCAGCATCAACGTGGATCGATATCAAGGCATCATTTGCGCCCGACGTGACGATCAAGCCAGGAACACAGGTGCTCGGAGCCACCATCGTCGCCGCGGGCGCAGAGATTGGCCCTGACACCACACTTGTCGATTGCGAAATCGGCGAGGATGCTGTCGTGAAGCGCACAGATGCGACCCTCGCCGTGATCGGTGCGGGCGCGGTCGTCGGACCGTTCTCGTACCTTCGCGCGGGAACCATCCTCGGTGAGAATGGCAAAATCGGCGCCTTCGTTGAGACGAAGAACGCGAACATCGGCGTTGGAAGCAAAGTGCCGCATCTCTCGTATGTCGGCGATGCAACGGTGGGCGAAGGTGCAAATATCGGCGCGGGCACGATCTTCGCCAACTACGACGGGGTAAACAAGCACTCCTCCGTGATCGGATCGCACGTTCGCACCGGATCGCACAATGTCTTCGTCGCGCCGATTACCATTGGTGACGGTGCCTACACAGGCGCCGGAACTGTTGTGCGCAAGAGCGTTCCTGCCGGGGCCCTCGCCATCAACGTGGCGCCCCAGCGGAATATGGACGGCTGGACAACGGCCAACCGCCCCGGGACGGCAGCCGCAGATGCTGCGGCCGCCGCGGAACCCGAAGAGTAATCCGCACGTCGACAAGCGACAGAAAGCAGGGGTTGTGTCAGGAATCAAAGCTTCGGGGCAGAAAAGGCTCGTACTCGTCTCCGGGCGAGCGCATCCGGAACTCGCAGCAAGCATTGCCTCAGAACTCGGATCCGAGCTGGTTCCGACAGACGCCCGCACGTTCGCGAACGGCGAGATCTATGCGCGCTTCGACGAGAGCGTGCGCGGCTGCGACGCCTTCGTCATCCAGTCGCACTCGACGCCCATCAATGAGTGGCTCATGGAGCAGCTCATTATGGTCGATGCGCTGAAGCGGGCATCAGCCAAGCGCATCACCGTCGTTGCTCCCTTCTACCCGTATGCACGTCAAGATAAGAAGGGGCGCGGGCGCGAGCCGATCTCAGCTCGTCTCATCGCCGACCTGTTCAAGACCGCCGGTGCCGACCGCATCATGTCCGTCGATCTGCACGCCGCGCAGATTCAGGGCTTTTTCGATGGCCCTGTCGACCACCTCTTCGCCATGCCCGTGCTTCTCGAATACTTCAAGAAGCGTCTCGACCCTTCAGAACTCACTGTCGTGTCGCCAGATATGGGCCGCGTCCGCGTCGCAGACAACTGGAGTGACAAGCTCGGCGCCCCGCTTGCGATCATCCACAAGCGCCGCGATCCGCTCGTTCCGAACCAGGTATCGGTGCACGAGATCGTCGGTGATGTGAAGGGCCGCGTGTGCCTCCTCGTTGACGACCTCATCGACACGGGCCGCACGATCGTGAAGGCAGCGGAGGCTCTCAAAGAGAACGGCGCTACCGGAGTCGTCGTCGCCTCGACACATGCCGTGTTCAGCGACCCTGCCGCCGAAATTCTGCAGTCGTCGTCGATTGACAAGGTTGTCGTCACCGACACGCTTCCGCTGACGGCCGACCAGAAGTTCGAGAAGCTCGAGGTGCTCTCCATCGCCCCGCTGCTTGCACGCGCCATCCGCGAGGTGTTTGAAGACGGTTCGGTGACGAGCCTCTTTGACGGCGCTGCCTGACAGGGTCACCCGTGAACACGCCAGAATGGGAGTCAACGCATCCGTCTGCTGAGCGGACGGTGTTCCCTGGCGTGCGTGCGAATGGGTTTTCCATAGCCGGTCTCGTCTTCGCCATAACGACCGCGGGCAGCGCATTCGGGGCATCGGTGCTCGCGCTTGCACTTCCTCTCGTCTGCGCGCTTGTCTTCTCGGGAATCGGGTTCGTCCGATCACGTGACCGCAACGGGAAGTCGGACCTTCTCGCTCGGGTGGGACTCGCGCTTCCCCTCGGTGTGCTGGCTCTGCAAGGCATTCTGCACGTCGCCGTGCCGTAGCGTCGCCGTCGAACGACGAGTGGCCCCGCACTACTGCTCTACGGGGCCACTCGTTTGTGCATCTAGTGCGTGTCTTCGGCATTCACCTCGGTGCGGTCGCCCGACCAGAGCGTGTGGAACGTGCCGTCTTTGTCGACGCGCTTGTAGGTATGCGCACCGAAGAAGTCGCGCTGGCCCTGCACGAGCGCAGCGGGTAGGCGGTCGGCACGCAGGCCGTCGTAGTACGAGAGCGATGACGAGAATGCCGGAGCTGGGATTCCCGACTGAGCCGCGCCGGCAACAATGCGACGCCATGAGTCCTGCGCCTCAGCGACGATGTTCGTGAAGAACGGCGCCGTCACGAGGGCGACGAGGTCGGGGTTCTCGTCGTAGGCTTCCGTGATGCGGTTCAGGAAGCGTGCGCGGATGATGCAGCCGCCGCGCCAGATCTTCGCGATCTCGCCCTTCTTGATGTCCCAGCCGTACTGCTCGGCTCCAGCGACGATCTCGTCGAAGCCCTGCGAGTAGGCGATGATCTTCGATGCATAGAGCGCCTGGCGCACATCTTCAATGAATGCATCGGCGTCCTGAACCTGCCACGCCGATGACGGGCCAGGAAGGTCGGATGACGCGGCTCGCTGCGCCGGCTTCGACGACAGCGAGCGGGCGAAGACGGCTTCGGCGATTCCCGAGACGGGGATGCCGAGGTCGAGGGCGGTCTGCACGGTCCACGCGCCTGTTCCCTTGGCTCCCGCCTGGTCGAGAATGACGTCGACGAGCGGCTTGTCGGTGTCGGCGTCAACCTGACGAAGCACCTCGGCGGTGATCTCGATGAGGTAGCTCTCGAGCTCGCCGGTGTTCCACTCGGCGAAGATGTCGGCGATCTCGGCTGGTGACTTGCCCGTGCCGCGTCGGATGAGGTCGTAGGCCTCGGCGATCAGCTGCATGTCGGCGTACTCGATGCCGTTGTGCACCATCTTGACGAAGTGGCCCGCGCCGTCGGTTCCCACGTGGGTGACGCACGGCTCGCCCTCGGCGACAGCGGCGATCGACTTCAGGATCGGCCCCAGAGTCTCCCACGCCTCGGCGGAGCCGCCAGGCATGATGCTCGGCCCGAGCAGCGCGCCCTCTTCGCCACCGGAGATGCCGGCGCCGACAAAGTTGATGCCGGTCTCGCGCACTGCCTTCTCGCGGCGAATCGTGTCGGTGAACAGGGCGTTGCCGCCATCGACGATGATGTCGCCCGGCTCGAAGTGCTCGGTGAGCTGGTCGATGACAGCATCCGTGCCCGCGCCTGCCTTGACCATGATGATTGCGGTGCGGGGAGTCGACAGCGACGCAACGAAGTCTTCGATCGACTCCGACGCGATGAAGCCGGCGTCGGGAAACTCCGAGGTGACCGCGCGGGTCTTCTCGGGTGAGCGGTTGTAAATCGCAACGGAATTGCCTTCGCGGCTCGCGAGGTTGCGGGCCAGGTTGGAGCCCATCACCGCCATTCCGATGACGCCGATGTTGGCTTGTGCGGTGTCCGCCATGAGATCTCCTCGTTTTTCTGGGGGCGAAAGGGAAAGTCGTGAACGCACGCGAGCGTGGCTGACGTGCAGGAGTCGTGCGACGCTGGAGATTCCCTCGGTCAACGCTAGCAAACGGCCTGAGCCGCTGCGTTCACATGACGCGGGAAATCGTCAGACCACAGCGTGCGCATCGGCCGGGCGCAGCCGATCCTTCGCCAGGGTCACAGCCGCGACAACGTCAGCGTCGCGTGCGAGGTCACCGTCGACAACGGCCAGCAGCGCCCTCACGGGGTTCGGCGAGCGACGTGCCTCGGCGATTCCCCTCGCATTCGCATCGTGAATATCGAGACCGTCAAGCTGCAGCGCGATCCACGCAGCAAGAGCCCGAATGGATGCTGCGCCTGAACGGCCTTCCGCACGTTCTGCCGCAACGACCGGCGCGATGCGCACGGCGAGCTTTGTTGACCCCTCCATGCCGATCTGTGCGAGGTGGTGCGCGATGCGCGCATTGTCGAACCGCTCCTCGAGCTGTGCCCGATACGCGTCGAGATCGAGGGATGCCGGCAGATGGCGCACATCTTCATCCCAGAGCTCGCGCACCCAGGCGCGGCACTCGGTGTCGGCCATGGCCTCGGCGACGGTGTGGTGCCCCCGGAGGAGGCCCGCGTAGGCGAGGAGGCTGTGGGCACCGTTGAGGAGCCAGAGCTTTCGACGTTCGAACGGTTCGATGTCGTCGACGAAACGTACCCCTGCGGTCTCCCACGCTGGTCGTCCTGCGGGAAAGCCGCCGCTCAACACCCAGTCGGAGAACGGCTCGGTGACGACGGGGGACGCATCGGCAAAGCCCGTCAGCTGCTCGGCGGTGTTCCTGTCAGCATCCGTCGTTCGTGGGGTGATGCGATCGACAGACGTCGACACAAACGAGACGTGAGCGGCGATCCACTCGCGCAAGTCGGCGTCGATGCGCTCGGCCAAACCGAGAGTTCCTGAGCGCACAAGCGCACCATTGTCAGGAATGTTGTCGCACGACACGACGGCGATGCCCCCGGCATCCGCTGCCTTGCGGGCGGCAAGGCCCGCGATGAGGCGTCCGAGAACGGTCTCCGGGTCTGTGCCGGAGCGCAGAGCGTCGATATCGCGGTTGACCGCCGGGTCGGTGATGTTCGGCGAGCCGTCCGCGGCGACCCGGTAGGCGGTCTCGGTGACCGTCAACGTGACGACAGCTGTCTCGGGCGCCGCGAACAGTTCGCGGAGCCGCGCGAGGTTTGCTCCGTCGTGCGTCTCAACGATGCTGGGGATGATCTCGGCGGTGTCGTCGGCGGCTGCGCGCTCGATGAGCGTGTAGACGCCGCCCTGCCCGGCGAGTTCGTCTGCGGCCGTGGGGCTTCGCCCCGTGAACGCGGCGATGCCCCACTCCGCCGCATCGACAGCGTGTGCCGTGTACCAGGCTTGATGCGCACGGTGAAACGCGCCGAGACCGATGTGCACGATGCGCGGTGGTGCCGCGATCGTCGTGCCGAACGCTGCCTCGCGGGTCAACGGGGAAGACGTCGTCATAGTTTGAATACCTTTCGGGGGAGTGCGTCGACAAGGTCAACGGCGATCTTCTGTGCCATCGGCTCATCAAGTCGGCCTTCGGCAACAAGGCGAGCGAGAAACGCGGAGTCGAGCCGGCGGGCCATGTCGTGGCGTGCTGGAATGGACAGGAACGCCCGCGTGTCGTCGATGAAGCCTGAACTGCGATAAAAGCCAGCGGTCTCGGTGACGGCTGAGCGAAAGCGCTGCACGGCGTCTGGCGCGTCGAGGAACCACCAGGGCGCCCCGATGTACAGGCTCTGGTAGAAGCCGGCGAGCGGCGCAATCTCGCGAGAGTATGAGGTCTCGTCGACGCTGAAGAGCACGAGGTGAAAGTCGGGGACATTTCCGTAGCGCCGCAGCAGCGGGCGCAGGTTCTCGACGTACTCGGTGCGAACGGGCACATCGTGGCCCGTGTCAGCGCCGAACGCATCAAACGTCGGCTCGCTGTGATTGCGGAAGACACCGGGGTGAATGGTCATCACCAGGCCGTCATCAACGGACATGCGGGCGGACTCGAGCAGCATGTGCCCCTGGAACACGGCTGCCTCATCGGCGCTGAGCTGGCCGCGGACGGCTCGGGCGTACAGAGCGGCTGCCGTGTCGGCGTCAAGGTCGAGCGTCAGTGGCTGCAGAACTCCGTGGTCCGCAGAGAACGCTCCATGCTCCACAAAGTGTCGGCGGCGTGCCTCGAGGGCAGCGATGTAGCCGGCGTAGTCATCGACGGCAGTCCCGTTCCACGCGGCGAGGCGCTCGACATTGCCGATGAACGCCGGGTTTGCCGGGTTCACATATGCATCGGGGCGAAACGTCGGTGTGACCCGGCCGGTGAACGTGGGATCGGCGGCGAGTGCGGCGTGAGCGGCGAGGTCGTCCATTGGGTCGTCCGTCGTCGCGAGCACTTCGATGCCGAAGTCGGCGAACAGCGCACGGGGGCGAAAGCTCGGGCGCGACAGTACGTCGGAGATCGTGTCGTAGAGGCGGTCGGCGTTCGCGGCATCCGGCTGTTCAGCGATTCCAAACAGCTCTGTGAACTCGTGTCGGAACCAATAACCGGATGCTGTTCCCGCGAACAGGTGCCAGTTGGCACAGAAGTTTCTCCATGCCTCTCGCGGCTCCGCCGTCGGCGCAGTGCCCGAGCGATCGGGAACCCCCAGTTCATTCAGACCGAGGCCGGAAGCGTGCAGAAGCCGCGTCACATAGTGGTCGTACCGCAGCAGCAGCTCGGTCGGGTTCTGAAACGGCTCGTCATCGAGAAGCATTCGCGGGTCGACATGGCCGTGGGGCGAGATGATCGGCAGCTCGGCGACGCTCGCGTAGAGCCCTCTGGCGATTTCGCGGGTTCGCGGGTCGACAGGAAACAGGCGATCGGGGTCGGAGTTCAGCTCCATATGGTGATCCTCATTACGTTGAATGCTGTGGTTGGCACACGTCTGTGTGTTGTGTGTGTCAGAGTCGGGTTCCCCAGGTATCGCCGCACCAGACGTTCTCGTTGAACGTGCCGGTGAACTCGGACGCGCCCGTGATCTTCTCGATCGAGGCTCTGATCGACTCGCGACTCGGTGTGTACGCGTGCACGAGCGTTTTCACCATCGGCACGTCGATCAGGTGGTTCGGCTGGTTGAGCGACACGAGAACCGTGGGAACCTCGGTGACGTACCAGGGGATCTCGGCTGCCATCGGCGTCGACCAGTGAATGCGCACCGTTGCCTCCTGGGCAAAACCGGCGACGTTCGCGAACACGAGAGCGGCGTCGTATTTCTCGGCATAGTCACCGGAGGCCTCGTCGGCCATGACCGTGTGAAAATACACGCCCTCTTCGCCTTCGGCCTGCCGCTGCAGCGCGTTCTTGAACACGTGCACGTCGAAGCCAACGCGCTCGAGCTCTTCTTTCGCGATGTCGAGATAGCCGCTCGGGTCAGTTCCCGTGAAGTCTGACTGCCCCGTAATTCCATACAGCCGGATGCGGCGGTGGGTCTGCGGGGTCAGCGGCAGCGTGCCCGCCGTGTCTTTCACCAGCGTCACGGCACGTTCTGAGACGGATGCCGCGATGCCGCGATGCTCGTCGCTTCCGATCACCTCGAGGGCGTCGACCGGGGGAACGAGCTCGTCGCGTGGCGTCTCGTGCAGGCCGAGCGATGCCTTGAGCCCCAGCACGCGGAGCAGCGCCTCGTTCAGGCGTTCTTCCGTGACGACGCCGTTCTCAATGCCCGCACGCAGGTAGGCGAGGTCTTCTGCCGGGTCACGGAAGAACAGGAACATGTCGCAGCCGGCTGCGATGGCGGCGGGAACGGCGTCTCGGCGCGGCATCGCCTGTGTCATGCCGACCATCATCGACGCATCGGTCAGAATCAGACCGTTGAACCCGAGCTCGCCGCGCAGAAGATCCTGCAGAAGCTCGGGGGCGAGAGTCGCCGGCTTGATCTCGGCATCCGTCATCTCGGGTCTGAAGTGCCGAGACAGGTCAGGGGCGCCGATGTGACCGATCATGATCGACTGCACGCCGTGCTCGATGAGCTCGCGGTACACGCGGCCGTAACTGTCGTTCCACTCGTCGTAGCCCAGCGTGTTGTACGTGGTGACAACGTGCTGGTCGCGCTCGTCGATGCCGTCACCGGGGAAGTGCTTCATCGCCGCTGCGGAACCAGACTCGCTCAGACCGTCAAAGTACCGCTTGGCGCGCTCGATCACGATGTCGGCGTTGTCGCCGAATGAGCGTGTGCCAATCACCGTGTTGCGCCAGTTGCGATGAATATCGACGATGGGGGCAAACGCCCAGTTGCAGCCGAGCGCCGCGGTCTCGCGACCTCCGACGTACCCGAGCCGATAAGCGTCGTCTGGGTCGGGGCTTGAGCCGGCGCCGAGGTGCGATGTGACGAGTGTGCCGTCGTCGATGCTTCCCGCGCCGCCCATCTCGGGGTTCGATGCCACGAGCAGCGGAACCTTCGCTTGCGACTGCGCGTAGCGAACGTGCGCCTGCACCGTGGCAGAAGGGGCGCCCATGAAACGGATGCCGCCAACCTTGCGCTCGGCGATGACCGCGTCGAGGTAGCCCTCGTCGAACGAGGTGTTGAGGTTGATGAACAGCTGGCCGAGCTTCTCATCGAGCGTCATCGACTCCAGGGTGCTCTCCACCCACGCGATGGCGTCGGGTGAGAGAGAGAACGGCGCGCGGGACAGGTCGACCATGACTTTTTCCTCGTTCATTCGATAGAGAGGGCTACGCCACATATTCTCGCCCGCTCACCCCGTTTTGTCAATCGGTTGCCACTTGCTCAATACGAAGTTCGCGTATTTCATCTCGGACACATCGAATAAGCTATTCTCAATTATGGCAAGCGGTTGCTAAAGCGACGACTGATGTTTAGAGTGTGCATGATTGCCTTGCACGCGCAAGGTTCCCGCAGATGTGAACGAGCGAAGGCGGTTCGAGACCATGACAGACAGCGCAGTGACGTGGACCCTCTCGGGGTTCGGTGACGAGATCGACCCGGATCCGGCCATTCAGATCGCCGTGCTCAAGGCCCTCGACGCCCAGCACATCGAAGTGCGCAGCGCGTGGGGTACGAACGTCGTCGATCTCGACGACGATCAGCTCGCACAGCTTGCCACAATGCTGACGGACGCGGGCATGGGTGTCTCGGCGATCGCCTCGCCGATCGGCAAAGTCGACGTTTCGCTTGATCCTGATCTCGAGGTCGAGCGACTGAAGCGGATCATCCGCGTCGCGCACGCGCTGGGCACCGACAGCATCCGGGTATTCTCATTCTTCCGTGGGGAAGGGGTATCGGTCGACAGTACGCGCGACGCCGTCATGGTGCGCATGCGGATGCTCGCGACCGAGGCTGAGCGTGAAAAGGTCACGCTGCTGCACGAGAACGAGAAGGACATCTACGGCGATACACCGGAGCGTGTGCTCGACCTCGTCGAGTCCGTCGGTTCGCCGGCCCTTCGGCTTGCCTGGGACAGCGCAAACTTCGTGCAGGTCGGCGTGACGCACCCGCACGATGACGGTTATGCACTATTGCGCCCGTACCTCGATTACCTGCAGGTGAAGGATGCTGTCGCGGCAACCGGCGGCGTCGTCCCTGCCGGGGAAGGCGACGGCCAGGTGCTCAAGACGATCACCGCTTTGAAAGACGATGGGTACACCGGGTTCGCCTCCCTCGAGCCGCATCTGGATGAAGCGCATGCACTCGGCGGATTCTCGGGTCCCGCGGCTTTCGGGCAGGCTGCCCGAGCATTTGCCGGGCTTCTCGCTGAGGCGGGGGTGAGTACACGATGACGCGGTCTGCCGTTATCGGCTGCGGCGACATCTCGGCGCTGCACCTCGATGCGATTGCAAAGATGCCGGATGCCGAGCTCGTCGCGATCTGCGACGTCGACGCACGCCGCCTCGACGCCGCGTCGACGCGCCTCGGCGTTCCCGGCTTCGCGACCCACGGTGACCTCTTCGAGGCGGCGAAGCCCGACGTTGTTCACATCTGCACTCCGCATTCACAGCACGCCGCCGCGGTGATCGACGCGCTCGATCTCGGCATCAACGTCATTGTCGAGAAGCCCGTCGCGCGCGACCCCGAGCAGGCGGCTGCCGTCGTCGCCGCTGCCGAGCGCAGCACCGCGAAGATCGCTGTGTGCTTTCAGAACCGCTACAACACCCCCGTTCGTGCGGCGAAAGAGATTCTGGACTCTGGGCGGCTCGGCGAGGTGACGGGCGCGTCGGGCACAGTGATCTGGCACCGCACCCCCGAGTACTACGCAGCAGCGCCGTGGCGCGGAACGTGGGAGCACGGGGGAGGAGGCCTGCTGATGAATCAGGCGATCCACACCCTTGATCTGCTGCAGTGGCTTGTCGGACCGGTCGACTCCGTCAGCGGCAGTGCCGCGACACGTGCACTGCCGATCGAGGTCGAAGACACCGCTGAAATGACCCTTCGCCATGAGAACGGCGCGCAGTCCGTGTTCTACGCCACGCTCGCGCATACGGCGAACGAGCCCGTCACCATTGACATCGTCGCCGAGCACGGTCATCTCAGCATCCGAGAGAATCTCACGGTGCGCTGGAATGACGGAACGCTCGAGACGGTTGACCTAGAGCTGACCGCGACGGGGGAGCGATCTTACTGGGGGGTCTCGCACGAGCGGCTCATCACTGACTTCTACACGCGCCTCGACGAACCGCACGCCTTCTGGATCACGCCAGCTGAGGCCGCGCGAACCGTCGAGATCATCTCCGACGTCTACGCCTCGTCGTACCCCGAGCACGTGACGTCCACACTGTCCTCATCGAAACGGAGTATCAACGCATGACAGACACGAAGATTCGCCTCGGCATCATCGGCCTCGGAATGGAGGGCGGCATGTACGCCACCTTCATCCGCGACGGAATGGTGCCGAACATGGAGATCGGCGCCATCTGCGACATTCTGCCCGATAAGAAAGACCGGGCAGATGAACTCGGCGTTCCGTTCTACGAGGACTACATCGCCATGATCGAATCTGGGAACGTGGACGCTGTCGTCACGTGCGTTCCGCACTACCTGCACCCCGAGA contains these protein-coding regions:
- a CDS encoding ribose-phosphate diphosphokinase encodes the protein MSGIKASGQKRLVLVSGRAHPELAASIASELGSELVPTDARTFANGEIYARFDESVRGCDAFVIQSHSTPINEWLMEQLIMVDALKRASAKRITVVAPFYPYARQDKKGRGREPISARLIADLFKTAGADRIMSVDLHAAQIQGFFDGPVDHLFAMPVLLEYFKKRLDPSELTVVSPDMGRVRVADNWSDKLGAPLAIIHKRRDPLVPNQVSVHEIVGDVKGRVCLLVDDLIDTGRTIVKAAEALKENGATGVVVASTHAVFSDPAAEILQSSSIDKVVVTDTLPLTADQKFEKLEVLSIAPLLARAIREVFEDGSVTSLFDGAA
- a CDS encoding methionine ABC transporter permease, which encodes MDQIIDLLPTLLEATGETLYLVSISLIFGGIGGLVLGLALYVTRRGGIYANRGVFTVLNVIVNFFRPIPFIIFIPAMQPLIRPVIGTGIGNNAMIMAISLAAIFGISRIVEQNLVTVPHGVLEASRASGASRLRTIWSVVLPEALGPLILGYTFIFVAIVEMSALAGYLGGGGLGSFAIQWGFRQFEPVVTWSAVIVIVIIVQVVQYLGNTLARKVLRR
- the glmU gene encoding bifunctional UDP-N-acetylglucosamine diphosphorylase/glucosamine-1-phosphate N-acetyltransferase GlmU, whose amino-acid sequence is MSDKKLAVVILAAGQGTRMKSRLPKLLHPLAGAPMLSHVLATARALDAEHIVTVVRHERDRVAEVVVSELPTSLVVDQDETPGTGRAVEQAVEALPSDFDGDVLVINGDVPLLDSTTLTQLIQKHRTAVASATLLSAVLEDATGYGRIIREKDGSLDRIVEQKDASAAELAVTEINAGVYVFAAPALRRELMKLTTDNAQAEKYITDVVEHLRATGEAVSAVPVSEPWVIEGVNDRVQLSAAAARLNSLIVRGWQREGVTVHDPASTWIDIKASFAPDVTIKPGTQVLGATIVAAGAEIGPDTTLVDCEIGEDAVVKRTDATLAVIGAGAVVGPFSYLRAGTILGENGKIGAFVETKNANIGVGSKVPHLSYVGDATVGEGANIGAGTIFANYDGVNKHSSVIGSHVRTGSHNVFVAPITIGDGAYTGAGTVVRKSVPAGALAINVAPQRNMDGWTTANRPGTAAADAAAAAEPEE
- a CDS encoding methionine ABC transporter ATP-binding protein, with amino-acid sequence MPIVSLRDVTKSYPSPTTKGEFVNAIDNVSLDIERGEVFGIIGYSGAGKSTLVRLINALEPVTSGTVEVDGTDITGLGERDLRTMRLEIGMIFQQFNLFTSKTVAKNIAYPLVIAGMPRAERRRRVAELLDFVGLSDKGRSYPDQLSGGQKQRVGIARALATNPRILLADEATSALDPETTHEVLGLLDRVNRELGITIVVITHEMDVIRSIASRVAVMEQGRIIEKGEVFDVFSNPQHPASRRFVSTVVKGIPEPTEVTALRSRHGGRIVTFSFRDGDRSQSEVFVELSRSNVGFELVYGGINDIRGRAFGHLTLALHGDDSAIDGALRTIGATIDVVEAA
- a CDS encoding MarR family winged helix-turn-helix transcriptional regulator, with the protein product MADSHDEVDRIVTAWERERPDLTFSPLQVLSRVGRLSRHLERARRDAFTRSKLESWEFDVLSALRRAGDPFTLSPKQLLTQTLVSSGTMTNRIDRLVTRGLVERRTDPNDGRGILVVMSPTGLAQVDAAITRLVDAESELLSTLDADDQQTLAMLLRRLLLGFDDV